A genomic segment from Dendropsophus ebraccatus isolate aDenEbr1 chromosome 7, aDenEbr1.pat, whole genome shotgun sequence encodes:
- the LOC138796516 gene encoding vomeronasal type-2 receptor 26-like has protein sequence MALKTYPGQTTAEDKPIEELMGSFKDLALSTNMHPACLMAPVSKCSADCPPGYRRILNNIKLKCCFDCVQCQEGEISNDAEVGILEEKEWKGNVMMSSLVRTWHNLKKQLIIRGVVEFASLWIKDEGGKVEWMLPLYNAGIKVVFDVRVGATIKGWDVIRTERTVEDRHWLLYVRTVETLKERLWVTGNVISKGTCQKCPEDQWPNDNNQCVLKPVEYLSYTSDPITIVISSISIFFFIISAIILAIFILYRATPIVKANNQTLSFCLLASIMLSFLCVFLFMGRPLHVTCMLRQTSFGIIFSAVVSCILAKVILVYMAFKATKPGCTWRNFISAKLSSSIVIIAALLQVIISTVWLSVSPPFPEANTHIYQDRIILLCNEGSMLAFYVSLAYMGLLAALSLFFAFMSRNLPDSFNEAKNITFSMLVVCSVWVAFIPAYMSVTGKNTVFVEIFAIISSSVGILGCIFFPKCYIILVRPDLNCKSSLLR, from the exons ATGGCATTGAAGACATACCCTGGCCAGACAACAGCTGAAGACAAACCCATTGAAGAGCTTATGGGTAGTTTTAAAGATTTGGCACTTTCTACCAACATGCATCCTGCTTGCTTGATG GCTCCTGTGTCAAAATGCTCAGCAGATTGTCCTCCAGGTTACAGAAGAATCCTAAACAATATAAAGCTTAAGTGTTGTTTTGACTGTGTCCAGTGTCAAGAGGGAGAAATCTCCAATgatgcag AGGTAGGAATCTTGGAGGAAAAGGAGTGGAAAGGCAACGTTATGATGTCATCCCTGGTTAGAACCTGGCACAATCTGAAGAAGCAGCTTATAATTCGGGGGGTAGTAGAGTTTGCTTCTCTATGGATTAAGGATGAAGGGGGAAAGGTTGAGTGGATGTTGCCCCTGTATAATGCTGGCATAAAAGTGGTGTTTGATGTTAGGGTCGGAGCTACTATTAAGGGTTGGGATGTAATTAGAACAGAACGCACTGTGGAGGATAGACACTGGCTACTCTATGTTAGAACGGTTGAGACTCTTAAGGAAAGACTTTGGGTTACTGGCAATGTTATAT CTAAAGGGACCTGCCAGAAGTGCCCAGAAGATCAATGGCCTAATGATAACAATCAATGTGTATTAAAGCCAGTTGAATATTTATCCTACACCAGTGACCCCATAACTATTGTCATCTCCAGCATTtctatatttttctttattatttccgCTATTATTTTGGCCATCTTTATTCTCTACAGAGCCACCCCAATCGTCAAAGCCAACAACCAAACTCTGAGCTTCTGTCTATTAGCCTCTATTATGCTGAGTTTCCTCTGTGTCTTCTTGTTCATGGGTCGTCCTCTCCATGTAACCTGCATGCTTCGCCAGACTTCATTTGGAATCATCTTCTCAGCGGTTGTTTCTTGTATTCTGGCCAAGGTTATTCTAGTCTACATGGCCTTCAAAGCCACAAAACCCGGATGTACCTGGAGAAACTTCATCAGTGCTAAACTTTCCAGCTCTATAGTTATTATTGCTGCTCTTCTCCAGGTTATCATCAGTACAGTATGGTTATCTGTTTCCCCTCCATTCCCAGAAGCCAATACTCACATCTACCAAGACAGAATTattcttctctgtaatgaagggtCAATGTTAGCGTTTTATGTCTCCCTGGCTTACATGGGGCTTCTTGCTGCGCTGAGCTTATTTTTTGCCTTTATGTCCAGAAATTTACCAGATAGTTTTAATGAAGCTAAAAACATCACATTCAGCATGCTGGTTGTGTGCAGTGTCTGGGTGGCTTTTATCCCGGCCTATATGAGTGTTACTGGGAAGAATACAGTTTTTGTAGAAATATTTGCTATAATATCTTCAAGTGTTGGTATTTTAGGCTGCATATTCTTCCCGAAATGTTATATTATACTGGTCAGACCAGATTTAAATTGTAAAAGCAGTTTGCTTAGATAA